In Nocardia sp. NBC_00403, one DNA window encodes the following:
- a CDS encoding ATP-binding protein gives MSTTRRVRAGDVVAATDDFVGRGPELDKISTLMLGSARLITLVGSGGIGKTRLATETLRRFGKANHLPVYWVRLARLAKGCGEAEVEAEVSAAVVEADFSGRSGWEALVDTLTRTDAVGRSLQAVLVMDNCEHVLAAAGQLIAELLAAVPGLTVLATSREPIGWVDEYIIAVPPLTQQQALTLYRQRAELTDHPIADTDQTAMAGLICRHVHNHPLYIRLAAARLLRQPLAMILQELSGEATDKRMQWSHGPRVGTEPRHQRVGDVIAWSYDLCQDKERLLLDRMSVFAAGYDTNPEDGTSSILDVGADLEAIEAVCADDPALGPDHGNTEASVQVAAEEVEGLLERLSDQSLVTRHISPTAVRYSLLESIRLFAGQRLAQRSTGEVDEPVRLTQRHRRYYRDRVVAAVDWFSPDEQSWANVAWDNIVTAIETSLTSGEPELGLEICATLVALPIIKGSAREIRRWTERALQATRTLTPQPTELQIAAMTLIGWLSLIQGRNEHVDQMLEECAALCVSDPRGRQNWGQTPEIDTSLPAALEFLWGSELMLAHRDPRAITVLARAREKFGAVGDSRGEGRSELYEAVAVGLLGSAQQALQIARRHLDRATAAGAGWAKAWAELAWAITLTKHGDPTQALPVGRVALAYQIAAGDQWGMSLAVYIRAWSLAQIITDLIAAGSTDPAELRTLATEIAQLAGGAAMQRGGLGINIGVLGLFDDETHKAIDVARAVLGPEAFAAAHRQGSLLHPESHEVQRLALGTLSIDRMPMDHPARKNAPSHWDELSAAEEEVATLAAAGWTNVAIAARRGNSRRTVDAQMAAIFHKLVITSREDIIELVPDDLIDQVRKEAARRPRQTGQQPHTPRRW, from the coding sequence ATGTCGACGACGCGCCGAGTACGCGCTGGGGATGTGGTGGCGGCAACGGATGATTTCGTTGGTCGTGGTCCGGAGCTGGACAAGATCAGCACCTTGATGCTGGGTTCGGCTCGGTTGATTACGTTGGTCGGCTCGGGAGGGATCGGGAAAACACGACTCGCGACCGAGACGCTGCGCCGATTCGGCAAGGCGAATCACCTACCGGTGTACTGGGTGCGGCTGGCGCGGCTGGCCAAGGGTTGCGGCGAGGCCGAGGTTGAGGCAGAGGTCTCGGCCGCGGTGGTCGAGGCCGACTTTTCGGGTCGATCAGGGTGGGAGGCGCTGGTCGATACGTTGACCAGGACCGACGCGGTGGGGCGGAGCCTGCAGGCCGTGCTGGTGATGGACAATTGCGAGCATGTTCTCGCCGCTGCCGGACAGCTGATCGCGGAGTTGCTGGCAGCGGTGCCAGGATTGACCGTCCTGGCGACCAGCCGTGAACCGATAGGGTGGGTCGACGAATACATAATCGCAGTCCCCCCACTGACACAGCAGCAAGCCCTGACGTTGTACCGGCAACGCGCGGAACTCACCGATCATCCGATTGCCGACACCGATCAGACTGCGATGGCCGGCCTGATTTGTCGTCATGTGCACAACCATCCGCTGTATATCCGGTTGGCCGCGGCGCGGCTGCTACGGCAGCCGCTGGCGATGATCCTTCAGGAATTGAGCGGCGAGGCAACCGACAAACGGATGCAATGGTCACACGGACCACGGGTGGGCACAGAACCCCGTCATCAGAGGGTTGGTGACGTCATCGCCTGGTCCTATGACCTGTGCCAGGACAAGGAGCGGTTGCTGCTGGACCGCATGTCGGTCTTCGCCGCGGGATATGACACCAACCCCGAAGACGGCACCAGCTCCATTCTTGATGTCGGCGCCGACCTGGAAGCCATCGAGGCGGTCTGCGCCGACGATCCGGCACTCGGACCCGACCACGGAAACACAGAGGCGTCGGTGCAGGTGGCGGCCGAAGAGGTCGAGGGCTTGCTCGAGCGTCTCTCCGACCAGTCGCTGGTGACCCGGCACATTTCGCCGACCGCGGTGCGGTACTCCCTGCTGGAAAGTATTCGCCTGTTCGCCGGGCAGCGGCTGGCACAACGCTCCACCGGCGAGGTCGACGAACCGGTGCGGCTCACGCAGCGTCACCGCCGATATTATCGAGACAGAGTCGTCGCAGCGGTGGATTGGTTCAGTCCCGACGAGCAGAGCTGGGCGAACGTGGCGTGGGACAACATCGTGACCGCGATCGAGACAAGTCTCACCTCCGGCGAGCCCGAACTCGGCCTGGAAATCTGCGCGACCCTGGTTGCCCTTCCAATCATCAAAGGCTCAGCCCGAGAAATACGCCGGTGGACCGAACGCGCACTGCAGGCGACCCGCACGCTGACTCCGCAACCGACCGAACTCCAAATAGCCGCCATGACCTTGATCGGGTGGCTATCCCTGATCCAAGGCAGGAACGAACACGTCGACCAGATGCTCGAGGAATGTGCCGCTCTCTGCGTCAGCGACCCGAGGGGAAGACAGAACTGGGGGCAGACCCCGGAAATCGACACCAGCCTGCCCGCTGCCCTCGAATTCCTGTGGGGATCGGAACTGATGCTGGCCCACCGCGACCCGAGGGCTATCACCGTGTTGGCACGCGCCCGCGAGAAGTTCGGTGCCGTGGGCGACAGCCGTGGAGAAGGGAGAAGCGAGCTGTACGAGGCGGTGGCCGTTGGCCTCCTCGGATCGGCTCAGCAGGCCCTGCAGATCGCACGGCGTCACCTGGATCGCGCCACCGCGGCCGGGGCCGGGTGGGCGAAGGCATGGGCCGAATTGGCGTGGGCGATCACGTTGACCAAACATGGTGATCCCACCCAGGCATTGCCTGTCGGTCGCGTAGCGCTGGCATACCAGATAGCTGCAGGTGACCAGTGGGGCATGTCGCTTGCGGTGTACATCCGGGCATGGTCATTGGCGCAGATCATCACAGACTTGATCGCGGCCGGAAGCACCGACCCGGCCGAACTCAGGACGTTGGCCACCGAGATTGCTCAACTCGCTGGAGGAGCCGCAATGCAGCGCGGCGGTCTGGGTATCAACATCGGCGTCCTGGGGCTCTTCGACGATGAAACACACAAGGCGATCGACGTCGCTCGCGCGGTGTTGGGACCCGAGGCGTTCGCTGCCGCGCACAGGCAGGGCTCCTTGTTGCATCCCGAGTCGCACGAGGTGCAGCGCCTAGCGCTGGGCACACTGTCCATCGACAGGATGCCGATGGACCATCCCGCAAGGAAGAACGCCCCTTCACACTGGGACGAGTTGTCGGCAGCCGAGGAGGAGGTCGCGACGCTGGCCGCGGCGGGATGGACGAACGTCGCGATCGCGGCCCGCCGAGGCAATTCCCGCAGGACCGTCGACGCGCAGATGGCCGCGATCTTCC
- a CDS encoding (2Fe-2S)-binding protein, whose product MTRHPKTQAGPRTVEDGGTSVVHLTLNGQELLAHPGQTVGAALVDAGIQSWRTTRKNGRPRGLFCGIGICYDCLITVDGAPNQRACIVPVCEGMQLSTTAAPVDAATDAPNDGGTKR is encoded by the coding sequence ATGACAAGACATCCGAAAACCCAGGCCGGTCCGCGGACAGTCGAGGACGGCGGCACGTCCGTCGTACACCTCACCCTCAACGGCCAGGAGCTCCTTGCCCACCCCGGCCAGACCGTGGGTGCGGCACTCGTCGACGCCGGGATCCAGTCCTGGCGCACCACCCGGAAGAACGGCCGCCCCCGAGGCCTCTTCTGTGGCATCGGGATCTGCTACGACTGCCTGATCACCGTCGACGGCGCACCCAACCAGCGCGCTTGCATCGTCCCCGTCTGCGAAGGCATGCAGCTGAGCACGACCGCTGCGCCGGTCGATGCGGCAACTGACGCTCCCAACGACGGAGGGACCAAGCGATGA
- a CDS encoding NAD(P)/FAD-dependent oxidoreductase — translation MSDHLPKGAEVVVIGAGAVGAACAYFLAREGFRVQVLEQGQVASGTSSACEGNLLVSDKEAGHELDLALYSHSVWHDDLAEFGQLWEFESKGGFVVASSPEGADALRELGARQRLAGIETVDVDAADIRQYEPNIRIGLAAAAYYPQDAQVQPMLLTAHLLRLARGMGAVISTGIEVTGIEHRDLGGERRVKAVRTSRGTIACDHVVNAAGTWASEIAAMAGVDVPVFPRRGFVLVTEPLPPTINRKVYAGEYVASTHSSDEGLQTSTVIEGTQAGTILIGSSRERVGFDRTVSLPALREIAAKALALFPSLARVRIMRTYMGFRPYCPDHLPVIGHDSRLTGMWHATGHEGAGIGLSVGTAKLLAQAMAGKSPDLDLSPFAPARFSAGDHA, via the coding sequence ATGAGCGATCACCTGCCCAAGGGCGCAGAAGTCGTGGTAATCGGCGCGGGCGCGGTCGGCGCGGCCTGCGCGTACTTCCTGGCGCGGGAAGGCTTCCGCGTGCAGGTGCTCGAGCAGGGCCAGGTTGCGTCGGGGACCAGTAGCGCGTGTGAAGGCAACCTGCTGGTGTCGGACAAGGAGGCCGGCCATGAGCTGGACTTGGCTCTGTACTCGCACTCGGTGTGGCACGACGACCTGGCCGAGTTCGGTCAGCTATGGGAGTTCGAGTCCAAGGGCGGCTTCGTCGTCGCGTCGAGCCCCGAGGGCGCTGACGCGCTACGGGAACTCGGCGCCCGTCAGCGCCTGGCAGGCATCGAAACCGTGGACGTCGACGCAGCCGACATCCGCCAGTACGAGCCGAACATCCGCATCGGCCTGGCGGCAGCCGCGTACTACCCGCAAGACGCCCAAGTGCAGCCCATGCTTCTCACCGCCCATCTGCTGCGGCTGGCACGAGGCATGGGGGCTGTCATCTCCACAGGTATCGAAGTCACCGGGATCGAGCACCGTGACCTGGGTGGCGAACGACGGGTCAAAGCCGTCCGCACCAGTCGAGGAACGATCGCCTGCGACCACGTGGTCAACGCCGCCGGCACCTGGGCGAGCGAGATCGCAGCGATGGCTGGGGTCGACGTACCCGTCTTTCCCCGGCGTGGCTTCGTGCTCGTGACCGAGCCGCTGCCGCCCACGATCAACCGCAAAGTGTATGCCGGCGAGTACGTCGCCTCGACGCACTCCTCCGACGAAGGCCTGCAGACCTCTACCGTGATCGAGGGAACGCAGGCCGGGACCATCCTGATCGGGTCCTCGCGGGAGCGGGTCGGGTTCGACCGCACCGTGTCGTTGCCGGCTCTGCGCGAGATCGCGGCCAAGGCACTGGCGTTGTTCCCCTCGCTGGCCCGGGTCCGCATCATGCGCACCTACATGGGGTTCCGGCCGTACTGCCCCGACCATCTGCCCGTGATCGGCCACGACTCCCGCCTCACCGGGATGTGGCACGCGACCGGGCACGAGGGCGCCGGCATAGGGCTGTCGGTCGGCACCGCGAAGCTGTTGGCTCAGGCGATGGCCGGCAAGTCGCCCGACCTGGACCTCTCCCCCTTCGCCCCCGCTCGCTTCTCGGCTGGTGACCACGCATGA
- a CDS encoding dihydrodipicolinate synthase family protein, translated as MTISKENPWRGLYTATALPFNDDLSVDYDGYARHVAWLAANSTDGVCPSGSLGEYQTLTPEERARVVEVAVQASPEGFGVMPGVAAYGSRETVRWIEQAAEVGAQSVLMLPPNIYRADRQSVLNHYREAAKVGLPIVAYNNPYDTKVDLTPDLLAELHSEGLIKAVKEFSGDVRRVYEIQELAPDLDILIGSDDVVVEFGLAGAVGWIAGYPNAIPEATAKLYQLATSGNVEDLKAAMPLYRDLHSLLRWDSKTEFVQAIKLSMDIAGRKGGQCRPPRSPLTAEQAEAIRRDTEAALAKGYR; from the coding sequence ATGACCATCTCGAAAGAGAACCCCTGGCGCGGCCTCTACACCGCGACCGCACTGCCGTTCAACGACGACCTCAGCGTCGACTACGACGGCTACGCCAGGCACGTCGCATGGCTGGCCGCCAACAGCACCGACGGCGTGTGCCCGTCCGGCTCGCTGGGCGAGTACCAGACGCTGACCCCCGAAGAGCGCGCCCGCGTGGTCGAGGTGGCGGTACAGGCCTCGCCCGAAGGGTTCGGCGTGATGCCCGGCGTGGCGGCGTACGGCTCGAGGGAGACCGTCCGCTGGATCGAGCAGGCGGCCGAGGTCGGCGCCCAGTCGGTGCTGATGCTTCCGCCGAACATCTACCGCGCGGACCGTCAGTCGGTGCTCAACCACTATCGCGAGGCCGCCAAGGTCGGGCTTCCGATCGTGGCGTACAACAACCCTTACGACACCAAGGTCGACCTGACCCCGGACCTGCTGGCCGAACTCCACTCGGAGGGTCTGATCAAGGCGGTCAAGGAGTTCTCCGGCGACGTTCGCCGCGTCTACGAGATCCAGGAGCTGGCGCCGGATCTGGACATCCTCATCGGCTCCGACGACGTCGTGGTCGAGTTCGGCCTGGCCGGCGCGGTCGGCTGGATCGCGGGCTACCCCAACGCGATTCCCGAGGCGACCGCCAAGCTGTATCAGCTGGCAACCTCTGGCAACGTCGAGGACCTGAAGGCGGCCATGCCGCTCTACCGCGACCTGCACTCCCTGCTGCGGTGGGACTCGAAGACCGAGTTCGTCCAGGCGATCAAGCTGTCGATGGACATCGCCGGCCGCAAGGGCGGTCAGTGCCGCCCGCCGCGCAGCCCATTGACCGCCGAGCAGGCCGAGGCGATACGCCGCGACACCGAGGCCGCCCTGGCCAAGGGCTACCGCTGA
- a CDS encoding aldehyde dehydrogenase (NADP(+)) yields the protein MMYDTSTDRIDHIVLGAQRAATQWSSRTRTERAAVLRAVADRLDGAADILVPLAIRETRLTEQRLRGELARTTFQLRLFAETVNEGGYLDARVDHADPDWSMGPRPDLRRTRVPYGPVVVFAASNFPFAFSVAGGDTASALAAGCSVILKAHPGHVGLSAATAQVVTEAFNELSAPSGLLQIVYGQEAGVVVLTHPQVKAAAFTGSIPGGRALFDLASSRPEPIPFYGELGSVNPVFVTASADADRGADIAAGLVGSFTLGAGQFCTKPGVVLAPGDSHLLASLRAGALPSAAPLLNDKITAGYLSGQQQLRRHPAVTVIAEGEDPLNDPPAPTVLSTSVQDLLADPEALLAECFGPTVLIVEYADEQQLVEVAEQLEGQLTATLVANEDDRIVGQLTTILASKAGRLLWNQWPTGVSVTYAQQHGGPYPATTAAGTTSVGTAAIDRFTRPVAYQGFPDFLLPSELRDDADVPRRVDGKLT from the coding sequence ATGATGTATGACACCAGCACCGACCGCATCGACCATATCGTTCTCGGTGCGCAACGGGCCGCGACGCAGTGGTCCAGCCGAACCCGCACCGAGCGCGCCGCAGTGCTGCGGGCCGTTGCGGACCGGCTCGATGGTGCCGCCGACATCCTGGTCCCGCTCGCCATCCGGGAGACGCGCCTCACCGAGCAACGGCTGCGCGGCGAGCTGGCGCGTACGACTTTCCAGCTGAGGCTGTTCGCCGAGACGGTGAACGAGGGCGGCTACCTGGACGCGCGCGTGGACCACGCGGATCCGGACTGGTCGATGGGGCCGCGTCCGGACCTGCGGCGTACCCGCGTCCCCTACGGCCCGGTGGTGGTATTCGCCGCCTCCAACTTCCCCTTCGCGTTCTCCGTGGCCGGCGGCGACACCGCCTCTGCCCTCGCTGCCGGATGCTCCGTGATCCTGAAGGCACATCCGGGCCATGTCGGGCTCTCGGCCGCGACGGCGCAGGTGGTGACCGAGGCGTTCAACGAGCTCAGCGCACCGAGCGGGCTCCTGCAGATCGTGTACGGCCAAGAGGCCGGGGTGGTCGTGCTGACGCACCCGCAGGTGAAGGCTGCGGCGTTCACCGGCTCCATCCCTGGCGGGCGAGCGCTGTTCGACCTGGCGTCGTCGCGGCCGGAGCCGATCCCGTTCTACGGCGAGCTCGGGTCGGTGAACCCGGTGTTCGTCACTGCCTCCGCGGACGCCGACCGCGGCGCGGACATCGCCGCCGGGCTGGTCGGGTCCTTCACACTGGGCGCGGGCCAGTTCTGCACCAAGCCGGGCGTGGTCCTCGCACCCGGCGACTCCCACTTGTTGGCATCGTTGCGCGCCGGCGCGCTGCCGTCGGCCGCGCCGCTGCTCAACGACAAGATCACGGCCGGCTACCTGAGTGGCCAGCAGCAGCTGCGCCGGCATCCCGCTGTCACCGTGATCGCCGAGGGGGAGGATCCGCTCAACGACCCGCCCGCACCGACCGTCCTGTCCACCTCGGTGCAGGACTTGTTGGCCGACCCGGAGGCGCTGCTGGCCGAGTGTTTCGGACCGACCGTCCTGATCGTCGAGTACGCCGACGAGCAGCAGCTGGTCGAGGTCGCGGAGCAGCTGGAGGGACAGCTCACCGCGACCCTGGTGGCGAACGAGGACGACCGGATCGTCGGGCAGTTGACGACCATCCTGGCCTCGAAGGCTGGCCGACTGCTGTGGAACCAGTGGCCCACGGGCGTCTCGGTGACCTACGCCCAGCAGCACGGAGGCCCCTACCCGGCAACCACCGCCGCCGGGACCACCTCGGTCGGCACCGCCGCCATCGATCGGTTCACCAGACCGGTGGCGTATCAAGGATTCCCCGACTTCCTGCTTCCGAGCGAGCTGCGCGACGACGCCGACGTGCCGCGCAGAGTTGACGGGAAGCTGACTTGA
- a CDS encoding proline racemase family protein, which translates to MDSHTEGMPTRVITGGVGVFPGATMAERRQWFIDNNDELRTLLMFEPRGHASMSGSILQPPTRPDADYGVLFIEVSGLLPMCGHGTIGTATVLVETGMVPVVEPVTTIRLDTPAGLVVAEVAVRDGHAESVTITNVPSFSLALDQVVKVEGHGDVRYDIAFGGNFYAIVDLDDLELPFDRAAKQRLIDAGLAIMDAINEQAKPVHPERSDINGCHHVYLEAPGATAQHSRHAMAIYPGWFDRSPCGTGTSARMAQLHARGELDLHTDFVNESFIGSTFVGRLVEEVELRGTEDGETIRAVVPTITGRAWVTGTAQYMLDPTDPFPAGFLL; encoded by the coding sequence GTGGACTCACACACCGAGGGTATGCCCACACGCGTCATCACCGGCGGCGTCGGAGTCTTCCCCGGTGCCACGATGGCGGAGCGCCGCCAATGGTTCATCGACAACAACGACGAGCTGCGCACACTGTTGATGTTCGAGCCGCGCGGCCACGCCTCCATGTCCGGATCGATCCTCCAGCCCCCTACCCGGCCTGATGCCGATTACGGCGTGCTCTTCATCGAGGTCTCGGGGCTCCTTCCGATGTGTGGCCACGGCACCATCGGTACGGCGACTGTGCTGGTCGAGACCGGGATGGTCCCCGTCGTCGAGCCGGTGACCACGATCCGCCTCGACACCCCGGCCGGTCTCGTCGTCGCCGAGGTCGCCGTGCGAGACGGGCACGCGGAGTCGGTCACCATCACGAACGTGCCGTCGTTCAGCCTCGCTCTGGACCAGGTCGTCAAGGTCGAGGGGCACGGCGACGTCCGCTACGACATCGCGTTCGGGGGCAACTTCTACGCGATCGTCGACCTCGACGACCTCGAGCTGCCATTCGACAGGGCGGCGAAGCAGCGGCTGATCGACGCGGGGCTGGCCATCATGGACGCGATCAACGAGCAGGCCAAGCCGGTGCACCCGGAGCGCTCGGACATCAACGGGTGCCACCACGTGTACCTCGAGGCGCCGGGTGCCACCGCCCAGCACTCCCGGCATGCCATGGCGATCTACCCCGGTTGGTTCGACCGGTCGCCCTGCGGCACCGGCACCAGTGCCCGGATGGCACAGCTGCACGCGCGAGGCGAGCTCGACCTCCACACCGACTTCGTCAACGAGTCGTTCATCGGGTCCACGTTCGTCGGCCGGCTCGTCGAGGAGGTCGAGCTTCGGGGCACCGAGGACGGCGAGACGATCCGTGCCGTCGTACCCACCATCACCGGACGGGCATGGGTCACCGGCACCGCGCAGTACATGCTCGATCCCACCGACCCATTCCCTGCGGGGTTCCTGCTGTGA
- a CDS encoding FAD-dependent oxidoreductase, protein MSTNPTPSGQTVGAFDVAVVGAGPAGLAAAAAAADRGKTVVLVDAGAQIGGQYWRHPDERAPRGPEAEGHHDWKLFTELREKLRRHRQMGAVVLLPNAQVWFVEPTAPADADDREGGWTLHLTPTIVGVDTAEATPRLVVAARLILCPGGYDRQLPVPGWDLPGVMAAGGVQALLKGHRTLAGQRAVVAGTGPFLLPVAKQLADAGATVVAVCEANALTGWARHARAVAAVPAKVAEGAEYALALARHRIPYRTRTAVTRIDADPTGTKAVQLAQLDAAGRVVGPTTTVDVDLVALGWGFTPSMELITAVGAQTRIDVDQSLVAVVDNSQRSTTPGVYVAGEATGVGGALLAVAEGELAGIAAADALEVHAMRIRRLRARIQRLRVFAAAMHQAHPVPARWHEWLTPDTTICRCEEVSFDSVCRARDELGATDVRTVKLMARPGMGWCQGHVCGFATAKLAAAAEDRPLTVEDLRPLAKQTLCAPIALELLAQVTSKSTDEAL, encoded by the coding sequence ATGAGCACCAACCCGACCCCTTCTGGACAAACGGTCGGAGCGTTCGACGTAGCCGTCGTCGGTGCCGGCCCAGCCGGCCTGGCGGCCGCCGCAGCTGCGGCCGACCGGGGCAAGACCGTCGTGCTGGTGGACGCTGGTGCCCAGATCGGCGGCCAGTACTGGCGTCATCCGGACGAGCGCGCCCCACGTGGGCCGGAGGCGGAAGGCCACCACGACTGGAAGCTGTTCACCGAGCTTCGCGAGAAGCTGCGCCGGCACCGGCAGATGGGCGCGGTGGTTCTGCTTCCCAATGCCCAGGTGTGGTTCGTGGAGCCCACGGCGCCTGCCGACGCCGATGACCGGGAAGGGGGCTGGACCCTCCACCTGACTCCGACGATCGTGGGCGTCGACACCGCTGAGGCGACGCCCAGGCTCGTCGTCGCCGCCAGGCTGATTCTCTGTCCAGGTGGATACGACCGCCAGCTGCCCGTCCCCGGTTGGGACCTCCCCGGAGTCATGGCTGCCGGCGGCGTACAAGCCCTGCTGAAGGGACACCGCACACTCGCCGGCCAGCGCGCTGTCGTCGCGGGAACGGGCCCCTTCCTCCTTCCGGTCGCCAAGCAGCTCGCCGATGCCGGAGCGACAGTCGTGGCCGTGTGCGAGGCCAATGCCCTGACCGGATGGGCGCGCCACGCCCGCGCCGTGGCAGCCGTTCCTGCCAAGGTCGCCGAGGGTGCGGAGTACGCCCTGGCGCTGGCCCGCCACCGGATCCCGTACCGGACTCGCACCGCGGTGACTCGCATCGACGCCGATCCCACCGGCACCAAGGCGGTCCAGCTGGCTCAGCTTGATGCCGCGGGGCGGGTTGTCGGCCCCACGACGACCGTTGACGTAGACCTGGTCGCCCTGGGCTGGGGCTTCACCCCTTCGATGGAGCTCATCACCGCGGTGGGCGCCCAAACCAGGATCGACGTCGACCAGTCTCTCGTCGCCGTCGTCGACAACTCGCAGCGCAGCACCACGCCAGGGGTGTACGTCGCCGGTGAGGCAACCGGAGTCGGCGGGGCGCTGCTTGCGGTAGCCGAGGGTGAACTGGCCGGGATCGCCGCGGCCGACGCGCTCGAGGTCCACGCTATGCGTATTCGTCGACTGCGTGCGCGTATTCAGCGCCTCCGTGTCTTCGCCGCCGCCATGCACCAGGCGCACCCGGTCCCGGCGCGCTGGCACGAGTGGCTCACCCCGGACACTACGATCTGCCGGTGCGAGGAGGTCAGCTTCGACAGCGTCTGTCGGGCCCGCGACGAGCTCGGCGCCACCGACGTACGGACTGTCAAACTGATGGCGCGGCCAGGAATGGGCTGGTGCCAGGGGCACGTGTGCGGGTTCGCCACAGCCAAGCTGGCCGCTGCCGCCGAGGACCGACCCCTCACCGTGGAGGATCTGCGACCGCTGGCCAAGCAGACCCTCTGCGCCCCCATAGCCTTGGAACTTCTGGCCCAGGTCACCTCGAAATCCACTGATGAGGCCCTCTGA
- a CDS encoding ornithine cyclodeaminase family protein, protein MMAPSGQSTGAGGRWTGLTHLSAVAIADLVDGPSAVRVLTEALVSGRVDPEQDSPRLFAPAGPGAEFLMMPSATGGASGVKVLTLAPGNPQDGHPNIQGVYVLFETEHHAPLAVLDAAELTLVRTPATTVMAAQHLVAAHRGVDPESAVRAQRVVVFGTGPQAERHIAYLNAVLHPDDIAVVGRRPEGVDRLVARSAALGAPVRPADAARDLSRADLIVCATSSRTPLFDADDVPADAVVCAIGVHGPDKRELPAELVLNADVVVESRAAAMRESGNLLLARPATEWVADAERGRQLANLAELVTGRFTPSPGRPAVFSGVGMAWEDLVVAQHAYDRYRQRA, encoded by the coding sequence ATGATGGCACCGAGTGGGCAGTCCACCGGCGCAGGTGGTCGTTGGACTGGTCTGACCCACCTCAGCGCAGTCGCCATCGCGGACCTCGTCGATGGACCCAGTGCGGTCCGCGTCCTCACCGAGGCTCTCGTATCAGGGCGCGTCGATCCCGAACAGGACAGCCCGAGGCTCTTCGCTCCCGCCGGGCCGGGCGCCGAGTTCCTGATGATGCCCAGCGCTACCGGCGGCGCGTCCGGGGTCAAGGTCCTCACCCTCGCGCCGGGAAACCCCCAGGACGGACACCCGAACATCCAAGGCGTCTACGTCTTGTTCGAAACCGAGCACCATGCGCCACTGGCGGTTCTCGACGCTGCGGAGCTGACACTGGTGCGCACCCCGGCCACTACGGTGATGGCCGCCCAACACCTCGTCGCCGCCCACCGCGGCGTAGACCCCGAATCCGCGGTTCGCGCACAGCGGGTGGTGGTCTTCGGCACCGGCCCGCAGGCTGAGCGCCACATCGCGTACCTCAACGCCGTACTGCACCCTGACGACATCGCCGTGGTGGGACGCCGCCCTGAAGGGGTAGACCGGCTCGTCGCACGGTCGGCCGCTCTCGGCGCTCCGGTCCGACCCGCCGACGCCGCGCGGGACCTGTCGCGGGCGGACCTCATCGTCTGTGCCACGTCCTCCCGCACTCCCCTCTTCGACGCCGACGACGTACCCGCCGATGCCGTGGTCTGCGCGATCGGCGTACACGGCCCCGACAAACGCGAACTCCCCGCGGAGCTGGTGCTCAATGCCGACGTCGTGGTGGAGAGCCGTGCCGCGGCGATGCGTGAGTCGGGCAACCTGCTCCTTGCCCGGCCGGCGACCGAGTGGGTCGCGGACGCCGAGCGAGGACGCCAGCTGGCCAACCTGGCCGAACTGGTGACTGGCCGCTTCACCCCGTCGCCCGGTCGCCCGGCGGTCTTCTCCGGAGTGGGCATGGCCTGGGAGGACCTGGTCGTGGCGCAGCACGCCTACGACCGCTACCGGCAGCGCGCGTGA
- a CDS encoding GntR family transcriptional regulator — protein MALNGIGLVEKVSIRERISRALRAAIVSGEMEPGVVYSAPALGARFGVSATPVREAMLDLVKEGLVDVVPNKGFRVTEIGESDLDEITELRLLIEPPVVRQVTRHIPAEDLPVLRELAQVIVDCANEGNLVEYTEADRVFHLRLLSYADNTRMTNLVSDLRAHTRLFGLSSLLERGELVDSAREHLDIVDIIERRDSRAVERLMRNHIRQTRGRWAKPRT, from the coding sequence ATGGCACTGAACGGCATTGGGCTCGTGGAGAAGGTCAGCATTCGTGAAAGGATCAGCCGTGCGCTGCGCGCAGCCATCGTCTCCGGCGAGATGGAGCCCGGGGTCGTCTACTCCGCGCCGGCTCTGGGAGCTCGATTCGGTGTGTCGGCAACTCCCGTGCGCGAAGCCATGCTCGACCTCGTCAAGGAGGGCCTCGTCGACGTCGTACCCAACAAGGGCTTCCGGGTCACCGAGATCGGGGAGTCGGACCTCGACGAGATCACCGAGCTGCGACTGCTGATCGAGCCGCCTGTGGTGCGACAGGTCACGCGCCATATCCCAGCCGAGGATCTGCCCGTGCTCCGCGAGCTCGCGCAGGTCATCGTGGACTGCGCGAACGAGGGCAACCTCGTCGAATACACCGAGGCCGACCGCGTCTTCCACCTGCGCCTCCTCTCGTACGCGGACAACACGCGGATGACCAACCTGGTGTCTGATCTGCGCGCCCACACCCGGCTGTTCGGGCTCTCGAGCTTGCTCGAACGAGGCGAGCTCGTGGATTCCGCACGCGAACACCTGGACATCGTCGACATCATCGAGCGACGCGACTCGCGTGCTGTCGAGCGGTTGATGCGCAACCACATCCGCCAGACTCGCGGGCGATGGGCCAAGCCCCGGACCTGA